The following are encoded together in the Juglans microcarpa x Juglans regia isolate MS1-56 chromosome 2D, Jm3101_v1.0, whole genome shotgun sequence genome:
- the LOC121248489 gene encoding auxin-responsive protein IAA1-like yields MQPDTTSESPGSDVTSTVFKDTELTLGLPGEARFSGGKTCSKRGFIETSMDLDLGDSSSSSHTRGKILAGQDFSSESLVSGAGKPSATKRQEVVGWPPVRSLRKRALEGCKYVKVAVDGAPYLRKVDLEIYNSYQKLLRTLEQMFMTCFAIHGNYVGEGERKVMDPMKEMEYVPTYEDTDGDWMLVGDVPWKMFIESCKRIRLMKSSEAVGTLAPRTHPRSCTYNEVAADQQLKAR; encoded by the exons ATGCAACCGGACACAACATCTGAGTCGCCGGGATCTGACGTTACAAGCACGGTCTTCAAGGATACCGAGCTCACCTTGGGATTACCTGGAGAGGCTCGTTTCTCCGGAGGAAAGACGTGCTCGAAACGTGGATTCATCGAGACGTCCATGGATCTTGACCTGGGGGACTCATCATCATCAAGCCATACACGTGGTAAAATTCTTGCTGGCCAAGATTTCAGCTCGGAAAGTCTTGTCTCCGGCGCCGGGAAACCCTCAGCTACTAA GAGACAAGAAGTGGTTGGGTGGCCACCAGTGAGATCGTTGAGAAAGAGGGCGTTGGAGGGCTGCAAATACGTGAAAGTGGCCGTAGATGGAGCACCATACTTGCGTAAAGTGGACCTGGAGATTTACAATAGCTACCAGAAGTTATTGAGGACCTTAGAGCAGATGTTCATGACTTGCTTCGCCATCCACG GTAATTATGTGGGCGAGGGGGAGAGGAAGGTTATGGATCCAATGAAGGAAATGGAGTATGTGCCTACTTATGAAGACACGGATGGTGACTGGATGCTAGTTGGCGACGTTCCTTGGAA AATGTTCATAGAATCGTGCAAGCGTATTCGCTTGATGAAAAGCTCAGAGGCTGTTGGGACGCTTG ctCCTAGAACTCATCCAAGATCATGCACGTATAATGAAGTAGCAGCTGATCAACAATTGAAGGCCAGGTAG
- the LOC121249981 gene encoding serine/threonine protein phosphatase 2A 57 kDa regulatory subunit B' kappa isoform-like, translating into MLKQILSKLPRKLPKADRDSAGSDSGNTTTNLGSGFQCTNVGSALSSKLNVVKRVSSAVFPTSTATGVEAVEAHLSFKDVSNSQKQNLFVSKLNLCCEVHDFNDPDKQDIKRQALIELVDFVSAGSAKFTEPAIAALCKMCAVNLFRVFPPKYRSNCAGGETEDEEPMFDPAWSHLQIVYDLLLRFISYSSLDAKVAKKYIDHSFILRLLDLFDSEDPRERDCLKTILHRIYGKFMVHRPFVRKAVSNIIYRFVLETERHNGIAELLEIFGSVISGFALPLKEEHKMFLWRAMIPLHKPKSIGIYHQQLTYCVVQFIDKDPKLASTVIKGLLKYWPVTNSQKELMFISELEEILEMTSMVEFQKIMVPLFRRLGCCLNSSHYQVAERAHLLWNNEHILNHVSHNRQVILPLVFSALERNAKNHWNQAVLNLTLNLRRMLSEMDEELVIACQRKLEEEDSRLSVAAEKRRLTWERLEIAAGLQH; encoded by the exons ATGCTGAAGCAGATTCTGAGCAAACTACCTCGGAAGCTGCCAAAAGCCGACCGAGATTCTGCAGGGAGTGATTCTGGCAACACTACTACCAATTTGGGCAGTGGCTTTCAATGTACAAACGTTGGTAGTGCTCTTTCAAGCAAGTTAAATGTTGTGAAACGGGTGTCTTCGGCAGTTTTTCCCACAAGCACTGCAACTGGAGTTGAAGCAGTGGAAGCTCATCTATCCTTCAAAGATGTTTCGAATTCCCAAAAGCAGAATCTTTTCGTCAGCAAGTTGAACCTGTGCTGTGAGGTTCATGATTTTAATGATCCAGATAAGCAAGATATTAAACGTCAAGCATTGATAGAGCTCGTTGATTTTGTTTCTGCTGGATCTGCAAAGTTCACTGAACCAGCAATTGCTGCATTGTGTAAAATGTGTGCAGTTAACCTGTTCAGGGTTTTCCCACCTAAATATCGTTCTAATTGTGCTGGGGGTGAGACAGAAGATGAAGAACCAATGTTTGATCCTGCTTGGTCACATCTGCAAATTGTGTATGACCTACTTCTTCGATTTATCAGTTATAGTTCTCTCGATGCAAAGGTGGCCAAAAAGTATATagatcattcttttattttgagattactTGACCTCTTTGATTCTGAGGACCCAAGGGAAAGAGACTGTTTGAAAACAATCCTGCATAGAATATATGGGAAATTCATGGTCCACAGGCCTTTTGTTCGAAAGGCTGTTAGCAATATCATCTATCGATTTGTTTTAGAAACTGAGCGACATAATGGAATTGCTGAGCTGTTGGAGATTTTTGGGAGTGTAATTAGTGGGTTTGCGTTGCCTTTGAAGGAGGAACACAAGATGTTCCTATGGAGGGCCATGATTCCCCTGCACAAACCAAAATCAATTGGAATTTATCATCAACAATTAACCTATTGTGTTGTACAGTTTATAGATAAGGATCCAAAGTTGGCCAGCACTGTGATTAAGGGACTGTTGAAGTACTGGCCGGTTACAAATAGCCAGAAGGAATTGATGTTTATAAGCGAGTTGGAAGAGATTTTGGAAATGACCAGTATGGTTGAGTTCCAGAAGATCATGGTCCCTCTGTTTCGGCGCTTAGGATGCTGTCTCAATAGCTCTCATTATCAG GTGGCTGAACGTGCCCACTTGCTATGGAATAACGAGCACATCCTTAATCATGTCTCACATAACAGGCAGGTGATTCTGCCTCTAGTGTTCTCAGCTCTTGAGCGGAATGCAAAGAATCACTGGAATCAAGCTGTGCTCAACCTGACTCTAAATCTGAGGAGAATGCTTTCTGAGATGGATGAGGAGCTGGTGATTGCCTGCCAACGTAAGTTGGAGGAGGAAGATTCAAGGTTAAGTGTGGCAGCTGAGAAGCGGAGATTGACATGGGAACGCCTGGAAATTGCTGCTGGCCTCCAACATTAG
- the LOC121250765 gene encoding aquaporin SIP1-2-like gives MGAIKAAIGDAVLTFMWVFCASSLGALNSVIATALGVQGLLFPSLFITTLLFFVLNFVFTLIGDALLGGASFNPTGNASFYAAGLGSDTLFSMALRFPAQAAGAVGGTLAIMEVMPKQYKHILGGPSLKVDLHSGAIAEGFLTFLISFAVLLIILRGPRSLIMKAWFLAVVTVSLIFVGTNYTGPSMNPTFAFGWAYVDKLHNTWEHFYVYWICPFIGAILAAWIFRLLFPTSSQPAKQKKA, from the coding sequence ATGGGTGCCATAAAAGCAGCAATCGGAGACGCAGTGCTGACATTCATGTGGGTGTTCTGCGCATCCTCTCTGGGAGCACTGAATAGTGTAATAGCCACTGCACTCGGGGTTCAAGGACTGctctttccttctctcttcaTCACTACCCTGCTTTTCTTTGTTCTAAACTTTGTCTTCACATTGATCGGCGATGCCCTGCTGGGTGGGGCTAGCTTCAACCCCACCGGCAACGCCTCATTTTACGCTGCCGGACTCGGTTCCGACACCCTCTTCTCTATGGCTCTACGCTTCCCTGCTCAGGCAGCCGGTGCTGTGGGCGGCACTCTGGCAATCATGGAGGTTATGCCAAAGCAGTACAAGCACATTCTAGGCGGGCCTTCTCTCAAAGTTGACTTGCATTCTGGAGCCATTGCCGAGGGATTCCTGACCTTCCTTATTAGTTTTGCTGTCCTTTTGATTATCCTCAGGGGTCCCCGAAGCCTGATAATGAAGGCGTGGTTCCTTGCCGTGGTAACTGTATCGTTAATCTTTGTGGGTACTAATTACACAGGACCTTCCATGAATCCGACCTTTGCTTTTGGTTGGGCGTATGTAGACAAATTGCATAATACTTGGGAACATTTCTATGTCTATTGGATCTGCCCCTTCATTGGAGCAATATTGGCAGCTTGGATTTTCCGGCTTCTCTTCCCGACCTCATCCCAGCCGGCAAAACAGAAGAAAGCTTGA
- the LOC121250556 gene encoding protein PGR, which yields MEKNVIQPLIAASISFLIAIRAYRRKSLDLSGALSGFLVMFIHLALGYRYGAMLLVFFFTSSKLTKVGEEKKRRVDADFKEGGQRNWIQVLSNASIAMVLVVITWKLTGGQDKCLDSKDSTLVTSLLGGIIGHYCCCNGDTWSSELGVLSDAQPRLITTFKPVRKGTNGGVTLAGLLAAAAAGSVIGLTFVVFGFFTTKCAYDVAVKQLLVIPLSALAGVCGSLIDSLLGATLQFSGFCTVRNKVVGKPGPTVKRISGISILDNNAVNLVSILLTTLLTSIACVYIF from the exons ATGGAAAAGAACGTGATTCAGCCACTGATTGCTGCTTCAATCTCGTTCTTAATCGCAATCAGAGCTTACAGAAGAAAATCCCTTGACCTTTCCGGGGCTCTTTCCGGCTTTCTTGTTATGTTTATTCACCTTGCCCTCGGATACCG gtaTGGAGCTATGCTACTTGTGTTCTTCTTCACTTCCTCTAAGCTCACGAAGGTGGGCGAAGAGAAAAAGCGACGCGTCGATGCTGATTTCAAGGAAGGCGGACAAAGAAATTG GATACAAGTTCTTAGCAATGCTAGCATTGCTATGGTTTTGGTTGTCATTACATGGAAATTGACAGGAGGGCAGGACAAGTGTTTGGACTCAAAAGATTCAACTCTTGTTACATCTCTCCTCGGTGGCATTATTGGTCACTATTGCTGCTGTAATGGAGACACTTGGTCTTCTGAACTTGGGGTACTGAGTGATGCACAACCTCGACTAATCACAACCTTTAAG CCCGTTCGGAAGGGTACAAATGGTGGTGTGACACTAGCAGGACTCTTGGCAGCGGCAGCTGCTGGCAGTGTCATAGGACTAACTTTTGTTGTCTTTGGgtttttcacaacaaaatgCGCATATGATGTAGCCGTAAAGCAGCTATTGGTAATACCTCTTTCTGCTCTGGCAGGAGTATGTGGAAGTCTCATAGATTCTCTTTTGGGAGCAACACTGCAATTCAGTGGATTCTGCACTGTTCGTAATAAG GTTGTTGGAAAACCAGGACCAACTGTGAAAAGGATTTCAGGTATTAGCATTCTTGACAATAATGCTGTGAATCTTGTGTCGATATTGCTGACCACACTGCTGACTTCCATCGCCTGTGTGTACATCTTTTAA